TCGCAGGTTGGTTAGCTTCAAATTGTCAGGATGAATCATATCTGTTGCAAGGGCAAATCTTACAAAACGCTTTAACTTGGGCATTGGGCAAAAGCCTCAAAGACTTGGATTATCAATTTTTAGTCGCCAGCCAAGATTTAGCCAAACGTCAAGCTCAAATGGCACTGGAAACACTGGCACAAGCCAGCCAAATCCTAGCAGAGGCAAGGCAAAAAGCCAAGGGAGAAGTATTGAAACTGCGAATTGGACGGGATTGGGTACCATTAATTGCTGGATGTGTTAGCGTACCCATTATGCTGCTCCATATTGGTGGACTGTTACAGCGAACCGAGTGGGGTATGCTTGACCAGTTTTTTCGCTGGCGTCCCAATGAACCACCAGAGAAACGGATTACCATTGTCACCATTGATGAAGCAGATATTACCAATGTGGGAAAATGGCCCTTATCCGATCGAGTTTTAACCCAGGCAATTAACAATATCATTGCCCAAAAACCCAGAGCAATTGGTCTCGACATTTATCGCGATTTACCTGTAGAACCGGGGCATAGGGATTTGGTTAACCTGTTTAAATCCACCTCTAACTTATATGGGATTGAGAAAGCCGTGGGAAGTACTATTAATACTGTTGCACCTCCTCCCAGTCTTAGTCAAGAAAGAGTGGGTTTTGCCGATCAGGTGTTAGACGCAGATAGCAAAGTTCGTCGCGCCTTGTTATCAGTAAGCCTCTCTGACAAAGATGTGCGTTACAGTTTGGCACTAAAGTTGGCGCAGCACTATTTAAAAGTTGAAAGAATAACCCCAGAAATGATTGACAGCGATCCCCAACGCCAACAGATGCGGTGGGGTCAAGCAGTCTTTGACAGGTTTGAAGGGAATCATGGAAGTTATGTTCGCGCCGATTCTGGAGGGTATCAAATATTACTTAATTTTCGTGGCATCCAAGACAATTTTATTACATTATCTTTAACAGATATACTGAAAAACCAAATCCCCTCCAATAGTTTACGCGATCGCCTAGTTCTCATTGGCAGCACTGCTGAAAGCCTCAAAGATTTCTTCCATACGCCCTATAGCAACGATCTCTTTGGTTCCCCGCAACCTATGGCTGGGGTGGTTGTTCATGCCAACATCATCAGTCAAATAATTAGCACCGTCCTTGATGGAAGACCTTTGCTTCGCAGTTGGGACGACCCAGTAGAATGGATGTGGGTCTTAGCTTGGGCAGTGTTAGGCGCAATGATTAGCTGGCGGATAAACTCTACCATAGCAAGCATTGCTAGTATAGCCCTTGCCAGTGGTGGGCTTTTAGGAGTTTGTTTTTTAGCCTTTTTGCTGGGCTGGTGGATACCCGTGGTTTCCTCACTGTTGGCGTTTGTGGGCTCGGGGCTTGCGTTGCTACTCGTCACTAATAAGCAACTTGAGACGCTTCAATTCCGTCGTACTTTGGAACTGCTTCTGGAAGTTTGCCAAGAACACCCTACCGGCGGGCTAATTGCCATTGAATATCTCAAGCAATCAGAAAGTCGGAACAATCAAGTTTTCATTGAGCAACGTCTTAAAAAAACGCAAAGCGGATAAGATAGCATCTTTATTAGGCATTGAGCCGAGATACGTGTAAAAACCTGCATTCCGGGTCTGGAAGCGCCTTCTCTGACTACATTTCAAAGATTTCCGGGGGTAGGGGTAGATCTAGCCACCTTGTCATGAGGGGCAAGATAGACTAAAACTATTGCTGGAGGATGCTTTTCTGTTATCAGTTTCTATTAAATCGTCTACACATAGTTCGCGCTCATCTACCCAAAGTCGCGCCAAAGTGGAGCGAAAGAATGAGAGTTTTAGCCATGTTTTGGCATACTACAAATGGAAGTTTTATACTACTTGCCCCTGGTAACAAGCTCCCTAGAACTACCCCATAGCTCTGCATAGAAATTAACTTACAGTTACTAGCCCTTTGAATAAGGATTTTGCTTAACTCCACAATAAACCACAACACCATCTAATACCTCACCCGTATCTCGATCTACAGAGGTTATTCTTCTACGTCTCATGAGTTTTCTAAGAAATAGTCATCATATATGATGACTATCCAATTTTCAACCCCTCTCCGGGTGGGAATCCTGGAACTGGCCTTATGTCTTTGTATACTGAGCCGGTGTACTACACGCTCCTGAGCGACGATTGAAGCAGCCCCCCAAGGGGGCGGATAGCGCGGGGGGTAATGAAGATAACCGAGCGATAGCGAGAACGATACTTTGATTTAAAAACCCTCTATACTTTGTGTTCTGGGTTTTGAAAATCACTTTTACAACCTGCATCCCAAATTTTGGGCTGGTTTCCGTGAGCGGGAATTCCGCCATTATCTTTCAACATTCTGGCCAAATGCATACAATTCCAAGTTAAGAAAGTTGTGTTTCTGTTGGTAAAATCGTTTTCAGGGCCACCAGAACCAGGATCTAAATAAGAAGGCCCGGGGCCAACTTCTCCTAACCATCCTGCATCAGCTTGTGGTGGAATTGTATAACCAATATGAGAAAGAGAAAATAAAATATTCATAGCGCAATGTTTAATCCCATCTTCGTTCCCAGTGATTAGGGTTGCACCAACTTTTCCATAATCTCGATATTGCCCTTTTTCGTTTAAAACATGAGTGTAACCATACATTCTTTCTAAAACTCGATTACAAACAGAACTTTTTTCTCCAAGCCAAACTGAAGTACATAAAACCAAAATATCAGTTTCATCAATTTCTTTTTGAATTATGGGCCAATCGTCTTTATCCCATTCATCTGTTTGGGACATATCTAGCCCAAGTCCTGCTGGTATTTCGTAGTCTACAGGTCGAATGACCTTCGTCTGAACTCTATTGGCTTGAACGCACCCCAACTAAAGCAAAGCTTAGAGTTGGGGATTCTTTCGCTATGAAGTAGCCGTACATCTGCTTGCAGAAGCAGCCATACATCTTAGCGTACCCAGAGTTACTGGCGTCCTCAGTGTGCCGTGGGAACTTTTGCCCTCGAACACTCTAGAATAACTGTTATCACCCATAATTACTGCATACCAATAACGGGCAGCAATGTTATATGAAGCGTTTAAGTCAGAGTGATATCTTTTTCCCGAAGTGAAGCGACACAAGGAATAATTGACCTTGTCTCTCTTAACTTTACCACTGCCGTCAAAAGCGTATGCGCTTGTGTATTTTGGGTTGATAAAAACAATTTTTCCTCCCATTTCCGTCCATCTATCTGTCACTAGCGCAACAATTTTCCTGTGACACCAGAGATGAAACTTTTGTTTTTGTAAAGATTTTCTTCTACCACCCTTCGCCTTCCATCCTTCTAAGTTCTCAAATACAATAACCTTTACATTGTGGGTCTTAGCAAACTCAACAATTGCTCTTGCTACTGTTTTAGAAATTTGTAAGTTAATGTTGGAAGATTTGCGTTGGAGTCCTTTACAAAAACCCTTAGGTAAATCTACGGCAGTCGCTCCACTTGGGGAAACCCCAAGACCGCGCTGCCTTAACTTTGTAATGTTTCTTGTCTGCTTAGACTTGTGAGCAATCATCATCCGACGTTTGTTGCGACGGTCTATGTCTTGGATCGGGTTAATAAACACCCGAGCTTTTACAGTACCGTCACGACCAACGATGGATGCTGTTGCAGCGTTGTTGATACCCATGTCAACACTGCATACCATATCAGATTCTGGTAAATCAACTATCTTTACCTCAACTGGCATAGAAAGTTGACACGTATGTTTATTAACCACCAATGCAGGTGATTTTATTTTGTTACCATCAACTAGATGGCGATTTAAACCATGTTTTTTGACTGGAATGCATTCTAGCCACACCCAATCAGTTCCAGACCAAACTTTAATATCAACCAACTGGAAATTGTTGCGATATTTCACTTGTTGACCCTGGTACAACGCTGGATAAGTATTGCACCATGCGCTCAAGCTAGGTGGTTTGGCGTGACGATGTTTCCTGTCTCCAGACTGCCATTGAAAATGTCTAGTTTGAAAACTAGAAACAATTCCGATAGTATCTGCTATGGCTGCTCGTCTTAAGTAAGAAGGAAACTTTCGGAACGATGGATGTCTATTGACTACACTTTGAAAATATTTGTGTTTAGGGTCAGGATTATCTGCGGTTTTATGAATCATCTTCTCTACCGCATTAATCCGTTCTTTTGATGTCAAGTCAACAAGGTTTACCCATTGAGAATTGACAATGATAACTAAGGGATGCAAAAACTTACGATATTCCTCAATAGTTCCTACCATTTGGCTTTTCTGTTCAGGAGTCGCTTTTAAATCCCAAACATCTGTCCGGATAATTTCAGCCGGTTTATTCTTGCCTTTCTTTTTGGATTGTCGTTTACTCATGGGGTTGTCCTCGACCTCGACATATATCTATAATAACCATGAACGTTCATAGTGTCAAGTATGTCAAAGAAAGAATATGATAAAAAATGGCAGCAAGCAAATGCTCCCAAGGTACGAGCTTATA
This genomic interval from Scytonema hofmannii PCC 7110 contains the following:
- a CDS encoding flavodoxin family protein, coding for MSQTDEWDKDDWPIIQKEIDETDILVLCTSVWLGEKSSVCNRVLERMYGYTHVLNEKGQYRDYGKVGATLITGNEDGIKHCAMNILFSLSHIGYTIPPQADAGWLGEVGPGPSYLDPGSGGPENDFTNRNTTFLTWNCMHLARMLKDNGGIPAHGNQPKIWDAGCKSDFQNPEHKV
- a CDS encoding CHASE2 domain-containing protein, whose translation is MTEDKFNFEYQVGGSLESSAPSYVTRLADSEFYEALKMGQLCYVLNSRQMGKSSLRVRTMQRLQAEGTICVFIDLTGIGKQDVTPEKWYAGFVQSLVSSCQLSSKIQWRTWWRERRDLLSPVQCLSQFIDEVLLVEVTQNIVIFVDEIDRVLSQNFSLDDFFALIRFFSQQRQVRHEYRRLTFALLGVATPSDLIQDKTQTPFNIGKAIELHGFQPHEVQPLIEGLKGKISNPEAVIKQILDWTGGQPFMTQKLCQLMVCESALKNSLSVEQVVRTRIIENWESQDEPEHLRTIRDRICYRNEQQTGRLLGLYQQILQQGEAIADGSPEQMELRLSGLVVERQGKLKVYNRIYETVFNRSWVDRKLTELRPYAEALAGWLASNCQDESYLLQGQILQNALTWALGKSLKDLDYQFLVASQDLAKRQAQMALETLAQASQILAEARQKAKGEVLKLRIGRDWVPLIAGCVSVPIMLLHIGGLLQRTEWGMLDQFFRWRPNEPPEKRITIVTIDEADITNVGKWPLSDRVLTQAINNIIAQKPRAIGLDIYRDLPVEPGHRDLVNLFKSTSNLYGIEKAVGSTINTVAPPPSLSQERVGFADQVLDADSKVRRALLSVSLSDKDVRYSLALKLAQHYLKVERITPEMIDSDPQRQQMRWGQAVFDRFEGNHGSYVRADSGGYQILLNFRGIQDNFITLSLTDILKNQIPSNSLRDRLVLIGSTAESLKDFFHTPYSNDLFGSPQPMAGVVVHANIISQIISTVLDGRPLLRSWDDPVEWMWVLAWAVLGAMISWRINSTIASIASIALASGGLLGVCFLAFLLGWWIPVVSSLLAFVGSGLALLLVTNKQLETLQFRRTLELLLEVCQEHPTGGLIAIEYLKQSESRNNQVFIEQRLKKTQSG
- a CDS encoding IS200/IS605 family accessory protein TnpB-related protein translates to MSKRQSKKKGKNKPAEIIRTDVWDLKATPEQKSQMVGTIEEYRKFLHPLVIIVNSQWVNLVDLTSKERINAVEKMIHKTADNPDPKHKYFQSVVNRHPSFRKFPSYLRRAAIADTIGIVSSFQTRHFQWQSGDRKHRHAKPPSLSAWCNTYPALYQGQQVKYRNNFQLVDIKVWSGTDWVWLECIPVKKHGLNRHLVDGNKIKSPALVVNKHTCQLSMPVEVKIVDLPESDMVCSVDMGINNAATASIVGRDGTVKARVFINPIQDIDRRNKRRMMIAHKSKQTRNITKLRQRGLGVSPSGATAVDLPKGFCKGLQRKSSNINLQISKTVARAIVEFAKTHNVKVIVFENLEGWKAKGGRRKSLQKQKFHLWCHRKIVALVTDRWTEMGGKIVFINPKYTSAYAFDGSGKVKRDKVNYSLCRFTSGKRYHSDLNASYNIAARYWYAVIMGDNSYSRVFEGKSSHGTLRTPVTLGTLRCMAASASRCTATS